The sequence TCTACGACCGGGGAAAGCTCCCACCGTCGCTTCCATTATCTGACCTGCAGGCCGGACTGGGAGCCAGCGTGTTTACCATCGGGTTTCCCCGCATCGATATCATGGGGAAAACCCCCCAGCTGTCAAACGGTATTATCAGCTCTGCAAACGGTCTCCGCGATGATCCCATGACATATCAGACGACCGTGCCCATCCAGCCCGGAAACAGCGGAGGGCCGCTGTTAAATATGAGAGGGGAAGTTGTCGGCATGATCAAGTCCATGATCGGTATTCGGGAAGAAACCGGAGGGCCGGTGCTAACGTTGCAAAATACCAGCTGTGCCTTAAAGGTCGATCCGATCAAACAACTGATGGGATTCCTCCCGCAAAAAGAAACGGTTATAGACGTTCTTCCTCGATCATCCGAGAATCTGGAGCTGCTTGCCCTGCGGATTCAGGATTCCGTCTTGATCGTGGTGGCAAGGTAAACCGACATCGATATGGGCAAGATATGGGCAAGTTAGACATCCATAAAACCGGCAGATTAAATCAAGGACAGGAAGCCCTGTGCGCGCCGTTATACAAAGAGTAAAACACAGCTGCGTAACCGTAAACGGCGAAACCGTCGGAGAAATCCGCAGCGGGCTTCTGGTTCTGCTGGGTGTGGCGGCCGGGGATACCGAATCCGATGCGATCTACCTTGCGGACAAAATTGCCCGGTTAAGAATTTTCGAAGACGAAAACGGCAAAATGAACCTGTCAATTCTTGAAACCGGGGGCAGCATGCTGGTGGTTTCCCAGTTTACGCTTCTGGGTGACTGCCGTAAAGGGCGCCGGCCGTCTTTTGCTCATGCCGCGCCCCCGAATCCGGCCAATACCCTTTATGAATATTTTATCACCCTTGTCCGGGAAAACGGCATTGGCGTGGAAACGGGAATATTCGGCGCCATGATGGAGGTATCGCTGGTCAACGACGGCCCGGTAACGCTTATTGTGGAAAGCAGATATTAACGATATGCTCTGAAATTAAGGGCTTGATCATAACTGCGGGCACAATGTCACGGCGTCCGTTTCGCCCATTGCCGGCTTCTCCGGCACGATCCGGGGAATACCGGGAACGGACGGGACTCCGAGGCGATGCACAGCAAAATATGGCCGCAGTTATGATCAAACCCGGAATTGACGTTACCCCATGGTAAATCATTCAGAAAATTCAAAGGCAGCCGGAACCTTCTGAACGGTCGCGATGGATTCAAAATAAAATGTCTGAGGTAAAAATTACCGCGCAACGCGCATAAATAATGTTTAAAGGAAAATAGATAATGTCACAGACTAACTTAACTGACATGGATGAGCTTCAAAAGCAACTCACCCGAAAACCGTCTCTGGTTTGGGATGTAATACCGACGGATGAAAAAAACAAGGCTTTCGAATTTGCAAACGCCTACAAAACGTTCCTGAATGCATCCAAAACCGAACGGGAAGCGGTCAAAACGATAAAAGATATCGCTGTCCGAAACGGTTTTACTGATATTGATGTCCCCTCCTCCGGCAACGGCAGATACTTCAAAGTGTTCCGAAACAAATGCATCGCACTTGCGGTAACCGGAAATAAGCCGTTATCTGAGGGAGTACACATTGTTGCATCTCATCTGGATTCTCCGAGACTGGATCTGAAACAAAATCCGCTGTATGAAGATGTCGATCTGGCTTTCTTCAAAACCCACTACTACGGTGGTATCCGAAAATACCAATGGCTTGCCAGACCCCTGGCGGTCTATGGGAAGATCTTTACGGCTGACGAAACCGAAATAGACCTTAAAATCGGGGATTCACCGGATGACCCGGTATTTACCATTGCCGATCTGCTCCCGCATCTGTCCAGAAGACTTCAGGATCAGAAAAAGCTCTCTGAGGTTTTTGAGGGGGAAAAACTGAACCTGATCATCGGAAGTCTTCCCATCGGGAACACCGATCTTAAAGAGCGCTTTAAACTGGGGATGCTTCACTATCTGCACACGACATACGGCATTCAGGAAGAAGATTTTGTCAGCGCCGAGATAGAGATAGTACCCGCCGGTCAGGCGAAGGATATCGGATTTGACCGGGGCCTGATCGGGGCCTACGGACAGGATGACCGGATTTGCGCATTTACGGCACTTAAGGCGATCACGCAGGTCAGTAACCCACGGCTCACCGGTGTTGCACTGTTCGTGGACAAGGAAGAAATTGGCAGCGAGGGAAACACCGGCGCCAAATCCCGTTTTCTGGAAGATTTTATCTCCGATATTCTGATTAAAACAAAAACCGATTTCAGTGAACGGACTTTGCGCAAATGCCTCTTGAATTCGTTTGCCCTGTCAGCTGACGTAAATGCCGCTATCGACCCGGATTTCCAGGAAGTTCATGAAAAACGCAATGCCGCTCGCCTGGGCTATGGCATCTGCATAACCAAATTTACGGGTTCAGGAGGAAAGTCAGGTGCAAACGATGCCAATGCCGAATACCTCGGAAAAATTCGACGGATTTTCAATGAAAATCATGTCGTCTGGCAAACAGGGCAACTCGGTAAAGTAGATCAGGGCGGCGGCGGCACCATTGCAAAATTTCTCGCGATATACGGAATGGAAATCGTTGACTGCGGGCCGGCGATTCTGGCAATGCATTCGCCTTTTGAAATTTCCAGCAAACCAGACGTTTATATGACGTATAAGGCTTATACGGCGTTTTTCAACGCCACGTTCTGAGCCACCCCGTTTTCGGAATGAACCAGGAAAAATTCAGTCAAAAATGCTTCATCAAATTCAAATCGATAATCCGTGGACATATTTCAGATGGCGCTGGTGGGCGATGCTGCTGTTCATCAGCGCCATATTGATTCCAGGCCGTCCGGCAGTCTCTTATCCGGAATCGGCAGCTCACCTCGAATCTCTCATTGGTCCACGGGACGCGTTGCTGGTGGCGGCGCCTGACAACCGTACGATCGTTTCCAAAAACACGGACAGTCTTTTAATCCCGGCATCCACATTGAAATTGTTCACCTCTCTGGTCGCATTGCACTACCTGGGGCCGGACTACCGATTTTCAACCGAATTTTACCTGAACCGCCATAACACACTCATTATAAAGGGCTATGGTGATCCCCTCTTCATATCCGAACAGGTGGATCAGGCGGCAGCGCAAATCGCCCGACTCCGTATCCCCTTTTCCGCCATCGGGGTAGATAATTCCTATTTTTCCGGTTCACTTCAAATTCCCGGAGTTTCCAACACCACCCAGCCCTATGATTCTCACAACGGGGCATTGTGCGTCAATTTCAATACCGTATGTTTCAGCCGGATCAACGGTCGTTTTGTCAGTGATGAACCTCAAACGCCTCTGCTGCCGTATGCTATCAAACGGATCAGAATGGCAGGAGTGGATAAGGGCAGAATCAGGTTATCCAGTGATGAACAAGAGGGCGCCATCTATGCGGGACATTTATTCCGTCACTTTTCAACCCAGCATGGCGGGCCTTTCATCAGGGACGTCGCCCCGATCCGGATTGAAAAAAATCACGACACCCTGATTTACACCCATGTGTCCGATTTCACACTGTCCGACATTATCTCAAAGCTGCTGGAATTTTCAAACAATTACATCGCCAACCAGGTATTGATTTCGACGGGAGCGCAAGTCTTCGGGCCACCGGGCACCCTGGAAAAAGGGATTCGGACGGCGCAAACCTACGCGCGTGACGTACTGGAAATCACAGATATAACCCTGGCGGAAGGATCAGGAATTTCAAGAAATAACCGGATTTCAGCGATAGCGATGAATCGTATTCTGAACGAATTTGAACCCTGGCACCAGCTGATGCGCCATGAAGGAGATGACTATTATAAAACCGGTACACTGAGCGGCATCAGAACCCGGGCCGGCTATATCCAGACCCGGAGCGGGGAGCTGTACCGTTTTGTCGTATTGCTCAATTCTCCCCAAAAATCCTGCGATTCCATCATGAAGGCCATTCACCGGCTCGTTGACGCAGATAGTACCCGGACAAAAACACGATAATTTTTCCGGATTCAAGACGGCAAAAAAATCACCAGACAGACCCTGAGCCAGTGTGGCCCTATTCGCTGGTAATAGAGGCATAGGCGTTATGGTTGTGTATGGATTCAAAATTTTCCGCGCTCACGGAAAACCATGTAATATTAGTGTCCTTTTTAAGTATGCATGCAATATCGCGAACCATATCCTCCACAAATTTGGGGTGATGATACGCTTTTTCGGTAACATATTTTTCATCCACCCGTTTGAGAACCGAATACACCTCACACGAGGCACATTCTTCTACGAGCCGGATCATATCTTCCATCCAGATAAACTTCTTGAACCGGGTGCTGAGCCTGACCTCTCCCCGCTGATTATGAGCACCGGCCTCGCTGATCTCCTTGGAACACGGGCACACGGATGAAACCGGAACCACCACCTCTGAAATCAGGTCCACCTTACCGGATGAATCCGCCGTTCCGATAATCCGGCAGGTATAGTTCATGAGCCCGGGGGATTGACTCACCGGCGCTTTTTTTTCAATAAAATATGGGAAACTCACTTCAATGTGCGCCGAAGCGGCGTTCAGATGATTTTTCATCTGCGCCAGAATCGTCGAAAACTTTTTTAAAGAAATTTCCGGACGGAATTCATGAAGCATCTCAACAAAACGGCTCATATGGGTTCCCTTGTAGGTATGCGGCAAATCCACATACATATTGATGGTAGCCACCGTATGCTGAAATTTATTTGCCTTATCCAGAACCGTTATGGGGTATCGTATATGTTTGATACCGACTTTATTGATCGGTATATTCCGATCATCCGGCTGATTTTGAATATCTTTCATGCGTTATCAATACAGGCGGGCTGCGGATCTGATCCTTGTGTTTGCCAAACCATCAACCCATCATTTCCACATATATTCCATGTTTACATGACTCATCGCCCGGAAAATATTGCCTTTAATCTTTTTATTGCTCTGATAGAGCTGATTTAACAATGTCTTTATTTCCTGCCGTTTCGATACACCCGCTGAAGGACATGCATTCGTAAACACAGGAAATCCCTCTTGTCTGGCAAATCGTGCGGTCAGTTGCTCATCGACAAAAGCCAACGGGCGTATAACGGTAAATTTCCCCTGAAAAAACGACTGCAGGGGAAGCATGGTACTGATTTCCCCTGAATAACACAGGTTCAAAAACAGGGTTTCAATGATGTCGTCCTTGTTGTGTCCCAGTGCCAGCTTCCGGCATCCCAGTTCATCGGCAATTTCAAATAATCGCTTTCTTCGCAGTCTTGAACATAAAAAGCAGGGATTTTCCCGATTCTGACTGCTGTGAGCAATGACACCATGATCCGTATGCTCAACTCTGAGATCAAATCCGGCATCATTACAATATTGCTCAAGCAACGGGCTGAAATCAGCATCAAATCCGGGATCGATATATATGGGAAACAATTCATAATGGACAGGAGCACAGGCCAGTTTCTCACTGAGTACCCGCAACAGCGTCATGCTGTCTTTCCCACCGGAAAGTCCTACCGCTATCCGATCCCCGTCAAGGATCATGCCATAACGGTGAATGGCCTTTCCAACCGCCCGGTTCAACACCTTATATGTCGAACTGTATCTATGCAACGGCCAAAAGCACCTTACGATTTATTCGTATCGGCCGATTCTTCACTCGTAATTTTTCCAGCCGCAATCTCCCGGAGGGCCACTACGATATCCTCATTTTTCGGAGAACTCACCAGATATTCAGATCCTTCCCGTATCTGCCTGACTCTTTTCGCAACCATATGCACCAACAAAAATCGATTCGAAACCCGTTTCATACAATCTTCTATTGTGACTCGTGCCAAAGGTTAACCTCCATTATGCTGTTATTGGATACAGGCGGTATTCAGCCGGCGCGCATTCCCCCCGTATCATCGGTTTCATGCGGTCGTTTCAGGCAAGAACGTATTCATCTGCCAATAAACGATTTTAAAAAAGGCACTGCTTAAAAGATGTTGATCACCTCAAACAGCCTCTTACCGCCGGGCGCCTGGAACACGACCTCTTCGCCTATCTGTTTCCCGACCATCGCTTTTCCGAGGGGTGAAGAAAAAGAAATGCGTCCTTTTTCGATATCTGACTCATCAGGTCCGACAAGCAGA is a genomic window of Desulfobacterales bacterium containing:
- a CDS encoding serine protease; the encoded protein is YDRGKLPPSLPLSDLQAGLGASVFTIGFPRIDIMGKTPQLSNGIISSANGLRDDPMTYQTTVPIQPGNSGGPLLNMRGEVVGMIKSMIGIREETGGPVLTLQNTSCALKVDPIKQLMGFLPQKETVIDVLPRSSENLELLALRIQDSVLIVVAR
- the dtd gene encoding D-aminoacyl-tRNA deacylase, with amino-acid sequence MRAVIQRVKHSCVTVNGETVGEIRSGLLVLLGVAAGDTESDAIYLADKIARLRIFEDENGKMNLSILETGGSMLVVSQFTLLGDCRKGRRPSFAHAAPPNPANTLYEYFITLVRENGIGVETGIFGAMMEVSLVNDGPVTLIVESRY
- a CDS encoding aminopeptidase, producing the protein MSQTNLTDMDELQKQLTRKPSLVWDVIPTDEKNKAFEFANAYKTFLNASKTEREAVKTIKDIAVRNGFTDIDVPSSGNGRYFKVFRNKCIALAVTGNKPLSEGVHIVASHLDSPRLDLKQNPLYEDVDLAFFKTHYYGGIRKYQWLARPLAVYGKIFTADETEIDLKIGDSPDDPVFTIADLLPHLSRRLQDQKKLSEVFEGEKLNLIIGSLPIGNTDLKERFKLGMLHYLHTTYGIQEEDFVSAEIEIVPAGQAKDIGFDRGLIGAYGQDDRICAFTALKAITQVSNPRLTGVALFVDKEEIGSEGNTGAKSRFLEDFISDILIKTKTDFSERTLRKCLLNSFALSADVNAAIDPDFQEVHEKRNAARLGYGICITKFTGSGGKSGANDANAEYLGKIRRIFNENHVVWQTGQLGKVDQGGGGTIAKFLAIYGMEIVDCGPAILAMHSPFEISSKPDVYMTYKAYTAFFNATF
- a CDS encoding D-alanyl-D-alanine carboxypeptidase, producing the protein MLHQIQIDNPWTYFRWRWWAMLLFISAILIPGRPAVSYPESAAHLESLIGPRDALLVAAPDNRTIVSKNTDSLLIPASTLKLFTSLVALHYLGPDYRFSTEFYLNRHNTLIIKGYGDPLFISEQVDQAAAQIARLRIPFSAIGVDNSYFSGSLQIPGVSNTTQPYDSHNGALCVNFNTVCFSRINGRFVSDEPQTPLLPYAIKRIRMAGVDKGRIRLSSDEQEGAIYAGHLFRHFSTQHGGPFIRDVAPIRIEKNHDTLIYTHVSDFTLSDIISKLLEFSNNYIANQVLISTGAQVFGPPGTLEKGIRTAQTYARDVLEITDITLAEGSGISRNNRISAIAMNRILNEFEPWHQLMRHEGDDYYKTGTLSGIRTRAGYIQTRSGELYRFVVLLNSPQKSCDSIMKAIHRLVDADSTRTKTR
- the folE2 gene encoding GTP cyclohydrolase FolE2, encoding MKDIQNQPDDRNIPINKVGIKHIRYPITVLDKANKFQHTVATINMYVDLPHTYKGTHMSRFVEMLHEFRPEISLKKFSTILAQMKNHLNAASAHIEVSFPYFIEKKAPVSQSPGLMNYTCRIIGTADSSGKVDLISEVVVPVSSVCPCSKEISEAGAHNQRGEVRLSTRFKKFIWMEDMIRLVEECASCEVYSVLKRVDEKYVTEKAYHHPKFVEDMVRDIACILKKDTNITWFSVSAENFESIHNHNAYASITSE
- a CDS encoding ATP-binding protein yields the protein MHRYSSTYKVLNRAVGKAIHRYGMILDGDRIAVGLSGGKDSMTLLRVLSEKLACAPVHYELFPIYIDPGFDADFSPLLEQYCNDAGFDLRVEHTDHGVIAHSSQNRENPCFLCSRLRRKRLFEIADELGCRKLALGHNKDDIIETLFLNLCYSGEISTMLPLQSFFQGKFTVIRPLAFVDEQLTARFARQEGFPVFTNACPSAGVSKRQEIKTLLNQLYQSNKKIKGNIFRAMSHVNMEYMWK
- the rpoZ gene encoding DNA-directed RNA polymerase subunit omega — encoded protein: MARVTIEDCMKRVSNRFLLVHMVAKRVRQIREGSEYLVSSPKNEDIVVALREIAAGKITSEESADTNKS